From the genome of Solanum lycopersicum chromosome 7, SLM_r2.1:
CATCCTGAAGTGCGATTGTTCACCCACAAAATGCAAgtctgtttttaaaaaaataaaaaagaacaatgagaaaattaaaaaaaatgttaaatacatatattattaaataaaagaaaatgaacttaGCAATTAGACAAAAAtgccacaatttttttttttgtaagtacataccaacaacaaaaaaaaatacaatacaatCATATACATGAGCTTTGAGAAGGTTGAATATACTCAAGCTTTATAGAAAATTTGTTTTCAATCTTTAACgcagaaactaaaataaaaaaatgacgaAGATAAACAAATTTGTGTATACCATACCATGAATGGATAACTTTGCATCATGAATTGATGTTCTAATGTAGAGAAGGACATTGTATTCATGTCAAACTTTGAAATGatgaattatatttattgtaaaaCAATTAAAGAATATTTGAAGATATTTATAAGACAATAGAATTATCAATTATCATTCTTTAATTATATGGAAAAAAGATCTTGGATATTGTTTATCCACAATAACTATATAATCTCCAAGATTTCGTATAACATTGTGGTGTGGgaatataaaatcattaaatatttagaatttaCTATCCAGTTAATTAATCATGCCTCGTaaatacattaatgaaattaaacTTGTCATCATgcaaaaaattaatcattttaaagGCTCACACCATGCGTCCATGACATGCATGCGTATttcgtatatatattttttgctaaattaTGATTAAGCAATATTTACgacgtaaaaaatatttattaccctatgataaaatgaaaatctccaaaagtagacaaaaagagaGATATACTTAATTGTTCTTGTAGCTATTTTTGGGATAAATTTTTCTTCCCATTTATTTTTATGCTATAGTAtggattattttatttccatttaactaattttcctaaaaaaagaaaaagatttgcGTCATTTATCCATTATTGACAAAAATAAATCAtcgttaaaaaaaatgaaaacatatcCAAAAGAATCTTCATGTTAAAGAATTGGATTTGTAATctataatatcaaatttatttatttttaaaaatagatctACTCACTATTAATGTTTGCAaaggatttaatttttttttataatattaacttcatatttctttttttattctatACACATGTGATTAATACTATCTCAGTTTTTTTCTCCGTATAATGAATCAAATGATTAAAATTGAgattataagaaaaacaaaaaataaaataaaaaaattctcccATTAGTTATATTCAAAATCCTCACACACTTTTGCATATAGACTCTTAGAACAAGTAAATTTaactcaacaataaaaataattctagtGATGAATAAATTCACATTTACAACAAATAAATACtagtaaacaaaataaaataagagaacgaactaaaaatatcaacaaaactACTATAAATAAGTCTTCATATAATAACACTTACAAATTACAATAACTAGTCAAAAAGCATTGATAAAGaacaatattaaattataaaaaaataattaattaattaaaaatctcgagtttaatttacaaaaatcaaaaactCAAGTCAGAAGCACGGCCCTAAAAAGTGTGCTTCGCAACACATAAGTTTCAATTACAATCGAGCTCTTAATATAATCGAGCTATCAATGCAGatactaaaaaaattacataaatagaTTTCGATTTGAGTCTAGTTACATAGTATGTTGCAATTACTTATATGCCCTTCTGTAGAAGCAGACTAATAAAACACCGGCGGCGGCGCAACCATGGGATAAGGTGGGTAGGGCGGCGGAGGTAGGCCGTAGTGACCGCCGTGGTGGTGCAGAGCAAACCTGGAATGATGGAAATTACGAAATGGTCCTTGATTTTGAAATCCGTTGATTGGGGGTTTTGGAGGAAGAAACAAATTGCTTGAACATTGACCATATTGAATCCATTCTAATTCTGCAGATTTGCCAGATTTAGCTAAATTTTTCATTAGAAGAGTTGGATCTACAATCCCTGATACTGTTACTTTTCCACCTTCTGAAAATTTGAATTGACGAACTCCTGTAATTAACAATAACGTATTCGATATAATTTCTATCAGTAATGAAATAACTCATACGGAGTACTAATAACGAGAAGTTGATAACAATAACGTATTCGATATAATTTCTATTggtcaaatacataaacagatCTCTAAACTTGTTGGGTTTTCTCTCTCAGGTACCTCTACTACGTCATTTTTCTATTGATCATTGAACCACacataatttgttcctttaaaacactgttggttgattttgatcgactTTTTTATTGTAAATGCCTTAATTGTGTTcgaattgtaataattttgattaaatgaaTGAAGACAAACCGTGTTAGCcttatttgttttctaatgtgttcaaatggCTTCAGTAAAATACAATTATTCTCGAATATTTTGactatcaattggactaatgagtcgtggaacaacatatgtatcGTCTATCAATACCCCTCACAAATCTGATTCCACATCAAACAACGGTGTTTGTTTAAACGGAACAAATTATGGAAATTCAATAATTCAATAGGAAAATTACATAATTGAAGTACCTGAGggaaaaaacccaacaaatttaGGTATCTGCTTATGTATTTGGCCATTTCTATTAGTAATGGGATAACACATACGGAGTACTAATAAGGAGAAGTTGAGAGTGAGCTAGCCTTGGCCATACTATTCTACTCTAATTTTCGACTTTTATATTTACCTATCTAATATCACTAAATTATGTCATCTCCAGTCTAATTTTTCCATTCTTTTTCAAACTATGATTAATCTTCCACACTTTACTTATCTCCCTTATTTTGTCTTTCATGAAAGttattttgacttattttcatataacttTCGTTTTTAATTACCATGTACTTCATTTTTCACATGTCTGAACAACAATTGAGTTTATCAAAGCTAGTTTCATcgttttttatataatttttttttctaattaatatgTTCATACGTATATCTAAGCATTTTTCATCAAAACTATAATTGGAGTGAAATTTGATTTATctgaaaaataagataaattcgTGTTAAATCATTATTAGTGATTATAAAGGTAAAAGTATACCGTACCGTTGGTGCTTCTCAATACTCTGTTGACTGCCTTTTGCCAACCACTTGAAcgaactttaattttaattacacAAACCTGCAACAAAGAATTAAATAAAGTTTTACATCAATCatgtgaaataattttttttctacatGAAACATAtagtatataaatatgaaaaattactaaattacgACGAATGAGTTGTATATTTTAATGGATTCTTAATAACGTGTTTCTCGGgtgtataataattttgaaatcgAGTAGATTTTGAGAAAGACAATATATAATGTCTTATTCTCTTGAATACTCGAGTAATAATTAATAGTTTCGAATCACTATTGAATACTCGATAGAAAGAAATTTACCATGAAAGCAAGATTGGATTCATTGGGGCGAGGAAATGAATCTGATGCAAAGCAATCACTTAAAAATCGAATGATGAATTTTAATGGCTTCattgatcttcttctttttctgatAATGTTCAGTTAATTTTAAGAGATTAATTAGCAtagtattattagtattacaaTCTTATTTTAAGAAAAGATTTAATGGAAAAGGAAATAATATATTctctcttttaaaattaattatttgtgtaTCCTACAAAATCCTTTTAAGACACAATTTCCATTTATACATCCCTTCAAATCTCTTTtcaatcattttattattttggaaATAGAAATGTAGACatcttttcctattttattcttatatgcTTTCGTTAATTTGGGATTAGAGgctcacaaaattaaaataattttaagggtAAGACGTGTTGTATCATATATACATTCAATCACTCGTCATAGTATATTTCTGAAAAGATGCCAAATTAAGAAATTGAAGCCAAGAAAAGATCTTTTTGTTATGTTTCATGGGTATTAATTACTGATTATGACACCACTTTTTAATTAGAcgtaatacataaatatgttctTTAACTTGGTTTCGAATtacatttatgtccttcaactttgggtgtgcacaagtagacatttaaacttgtataaagttgaacaaatagacacacatgtcctacatgt
Proteins encoded in this window:
- the LOC101260067 gene encoding heavy metal-associated isoprenylated plant protein 33-like, with product MKPLKFIIRFLSDCFASDSFPRPNESNLAFMVCVIKIKVRSSGWQKAVNRVLRSTNGVRQFKFSEGGKVTVSGIVDPTLLMKNLAKSGKSAELEWIQYGQCSSNLFLPPKPPINGFQNQGPFRNFHHSRFALHHHGGHYGLPPPPYPPYPMVAPPPVFY